The Polypterus senegalus isolate Bchr_013 chromosome 7, ASM1683550v1, whole genome shotgun sequence genome segment tgtccatgtgatttaatagtacttctgggtcagacgaagacttgtatttttcttcagcccggaggtacttctgttcttccgccCCCGTGACTTGGGCGTACtcccgggctatagggaaaataaaaatccttgtGTCTCCTTGCAGCGTCACACGGTGGCACCCAAGGTACACAGCAGGGTTGTGaatccaaactccatctcccatgatgccctctgggaatccgaggcacctcTATGCTTCAGGGAAGAcaccatctagtgtcctgggtaTGTCGGCCTTGATGAGCTGCCggctgtcttctctctctctctctctctctctatatatatatatatatatctatatatatatataatatatataatatatatataatatatattatatatatatataatatttgtaattgtAGATCCACAGAGGGAGAGAATCACGTATCATTAAGTAGTTTGGAatcgtatcacagacctttgcttatatatatatatatatatatatatatatatatatatatatatatatatatatatatatatatatatatacatacacatacatatacacagtgcatccggaaagtattcacagcacatcactttttccacattttatgttacagccttatttcaaaatggattaaattcatttttttcctcagaattctgcacacaacaccccataatgacaacatgaaaaaagtttacttgaggtttttgcgaatatattaaaattaaaaaaattgagaaagcacatgtacataagtattcacagcctttgccatgaaattgagctcaggtgcatcctgtttcccctgatcatccttgagatgtttttgcagcttcactggagtccacctgtggtaaattcagttgatgtgacctgatttggaaaggcacacacctgtctatagaaggtcccacagttgacagttcatgtcagagcacaaactaagcctgaagtcaaaggaattgtctgtagacctccgagataggattgtctcgaggcacaaatctgggaaagttaacagaaaaatttctgctgctttgaaggtcccaatgagcacagtggcctccatcatctgtaagtggaagatgttcaaaaccaccaggactcttcctagagctggccgaccatctaaactgagcgatcgggggagaagattcttagtcagggaggtgaccaagaacccgatggtcactctgtcacagctccataggttctctgtggagagaggagaaccttccagaaggacaaccatgtctgcagcaatccaccaatcaggcctgtatggtagagtggccagacggaagccactccttagtaaaaggcacatggcagcccacctggagtttgccaaaaggcacctgaaggactctcagaccatgagaaacaaaattctctggtctgatgagacaaagattgaactctttggtgtgaatgccaggcgtcatgtttggaggaaaccaggcaccgctcatctccaggccaataccatccctacagtgaagcatggtggtagcagcatcatgctgtggggatggaactgggagactagtcaggataaagggaaagatgactgcagcaatgtacagagacatcctggatgaaaacctggtccagagcgctcttgacctcagactggagcgacggttcatctttcagcaggacaacgaccctaggcacacagccaagatatcaaaggagtggcttcaggacaactctgtgaatgtccttgagtggcccagccagagcccagacttgaatcccattgaacatctctggagagatcttaaaatggctgtgcacagacacttcccatccaacctgatggagcttgagaggtgctgcaaagaggaatgggcgagactggccaaggataggtgtgtcaagcttgtggcatcatttttaaaaagacttgaggctggaattgctgccaaaggtgcatcgacaaagtattgagcaaaggctgtgaatacttatgtacatgggatttttcagattttttatttttaataaatttgcaaaaacctcaggtaaacttttttcacgttgccattatggggtgttgtgtgcagatttctgaggaaaaaaatgaatttaatctattttggaataaggctgttacataagaaaatgtggaaaaagtgatgtgctgtgaatgctttccgggtgcactgtgcgtgtgtatatatccACAAACTTAtttagaaatttgttttttttccctctctaaACCAAATATTTAACAGAACATATAGTTAGCAATGCAGGCTGGTAGGATGAAATTTTGGTTGTAATGTGGTTTGGAGtcttttttgctgtattttgctGTTGTACAGTATCACAATAGTTGGGATTTGCTGGTTTTACACACTGAATAAAACTTGCTTGAAAAACTGATGCATTAAAACATTGgtccttaaacttttttttttggtctcgttTTATGGACATTTGAATGTATATTACATAACTGTCTTATTCTTGGCCAATAATAATtcgataacaaaaacaaaaaaaatcaaatgctttcattaaaattacaatgcagtgtaatcagtCCAGATTTATTGCTagtcttgcaaagcactttggaTCCTTTCTATTCTTTTCACTACACTTCAGCTCAGCGTGAATCTTGAAATGACAAAACCGATTGCATTAACGAAacgtagatgccattttgaaaaaaatagtcATACCGTTTAAGCCAGCATCTCTCTGGTTTTACAAGCCATGATAGAACATAAATGCTGAAGAAACAGAACCACAGAAGCAAAAGCTGgataataagcagaatgtaaCTTGGCAAAGTGCGGGGTTTGTCATAAGTCCACCTAAGATACCCACAGCTAGCAGAGAAGCGAGCAAGAAACGCAATGATGATGATAGAACTTTAATTGTCCCCATCAGGGAATTTGGTTTTCTATGAAgctcttaaaataaatgaatgcatacatagataaatatatatatatacacacacatattctgGTATGAACACACAGTACAATGGCTAAAatgaaagaacatttaaaaaagaaacacatcctTGCACAAGAAAATcgtaccaagaatctgtgataaaattattTACAGATTACTTTTCTTGTCACTGAAGTTCAGAAGGCACATTTTGTTAAATCAAATCCTTTGCTCCTTCAAAGTGGAAACATTAAGTaagttttaaggatttttttcacTATGGGATCCAAATACTCATAAGCTCCATTATAAAACGCaagagttattttttaaaatgtataaaatacacaTCACTTTGAAATGCAATTTCATTGGTCGCAGTAACGTATACCATGATTGTTGTGGAGGAATATGTGCTcaatttgtgtatatttattcaGGATTTACATTCTGCTCTGTTAACTTTAAATCCtaaaactacaaaaatatatgttgttgttgtttaacaataagtaatgaactgggttttatatgttaaatagtttcacactagttattttatttaagttttatccAAATCTGTATTTGTATAGGTAAAATATTTCCTTATCACATCCCACCCACCACCGCAGAAAGAGCAAAatgctctcccagctcaagccttgtttctctgggtgtgaggtacctggagttgtattgggtaaataatatatcgttatttggaacacatgcatttcatgtgtgttccacgtctacaaagatctgtgtaggatgacaggaaatgcaagaaatgttgaacacatacctaaaagaccaacttttttcatattttagtattaacaacaacattttgacatgaagtgtataatatgtgaagtcCAAATCTCAAATCagcactttaacaaaaggtacaaatataacagaacaagtgcgcttatcgacacatttacaagacaaaagacgctgatggagaggtgcgagcggatttaaggtgggctgggattatgagttttttcgtagggtttggtgattctagtgttaaatataagTTGTTTTTCAGTTTATCCTTTTAATCATTGTATTTATCTGCTGAACACATACATACAGAGCTGCTATATAACAGAACTTTGTGTTTTTCCAGTGCCACCAAAGTGACCTTGATTGGATCCGTGCTTTTCACTTTTCAGCAACGAGGAAGCCTCCCACTTGCCAAGCATCATTTCATGTTGATTTATTCTGTGTGTCTCGTTGTTTTAAAGGTAAATGTGTTTATTGTTTGCTTGCCTTTTATCCTTTGAAAGGGGATGTAATAAGGGTCAGAATGTATTCAAACCCTTTCACTGTTTtactcattttgttatgttacagccatgtactaaaatcatttaaatgaatgtttTCCTCTCATCTAGTAtcactcagtaccccagaatatgtggaagaataattttaaggtagcatagcattcatcttaaagaaacagtATGAAGGGTCAATAATGTCGGAAACGAAATAAAGATCAACAAagtgtacactgaaatataagatttggtttTGGAAAAATGCTGAGATGGtgaattaaataaagaatgtaccagaagaaatgCTGATATAACATACAAAAtttactgaaggatgactaagaaatcagcagatttaCTATAAGCAACAAGAATGGAccattgttatatgcacagaaatttcaagggtgggggctcatctcaaaaggtataagaagaaccagaatataatagacttttattttatatactatcctatgaagtcattagacggattgagagagcaatgaggggtcatgaggtctctggaaaaggggtgtgtgacgctcccaatatctcagcaaaaggacgaaggtccaggtctttagcgtcctggtgcttcctgtcttgatatatggttgcgagacatggacgctatccagtgacctgagacgaagactggactccttcagtactgtgtctccttGGAGCATCCTTGGgtactttgtgttgctcatggagacccgaatgaggcacaatacctgcattgtgagggaatgttAGTTAAGACACTAcgctacggccatgtggcgcgtttccccaagagtgatccggctcgtaagatcatcattgttggggacccaagtggctagaccagaccaaggggtcgcctacgtaacacctggctggggcagatagagggtcatttccagagtataagaagaaccagaatataatagacttttattttatatactagggggctccgctcgcccacccccaggtttgatttaccagatatacaatgtAAAGAGTGTATTTTcttgggaactgttacatatgcattattttcactttttctttaaaagttttctaaaaacaatacttgtccttaatttccggccccgggcgtggttaaatctctttaacgcaggacgtataatgctgctcacgttgtgaacagggggcggctgaacgcatgctaaggataagtggttggatcatctgctggcttgctaccTCTGCTGCTGGCGcactgcgtgttctgcttgtcgtgctgcgcgtcgatcatttcaaagcctgtagtGTCTCTGCCGCTCAGCGTTTTTGGTTGGGTTtcctgaacgcatgctaaggaggagCGGTCAGATCATCAGCTGCTGCTGGCgaactgcatgttctgcttgtcgcttgtcattgttttaagagctaggagcatatgaagtgtgtctgccacaagcattccaacaactgctaggttagatgtccgtgaattTGATTTAAATGTCGTCACACGtgaagtgtctctcgcgggagaCGTcagattgtcttccgagaagatcacgtctcgtctccctagtctccctcccaagatttttttttttattatagagagaaatcatttgggtgtaaaccaacgaaccaaccagagtaaaaggtatgcattgattgacactgtacgTAAATTcattagtttataaaatgaacctctatcctttCTCTGACCtctctgaccaggctgtaacggACTGCTTTTAAAGAATGCTCCCACCAAggcatttaatttaaaagatacaatgaacagcttttctcctgcctgattactaaattgtcctgttagaggatgttttatttttttaataagatgttaaattttgacCACAAATGACCAAGCGAAATGAagattttggaaatttttttcaaatttataacaaaattcaaaaaatattttctccttgACATTCTGGGGTATTGTTGATTTAGATTGATAAAGGGAAGGTTTGGGGTTGGGAGGTTGaggtgcaacataacaaaatgtggaataagtgaaagagtttgaaaactttgaaggtgctgtatatacacatttctaTGCATACACTGGAGGGTCAAAAGTTCTGGGCCCAATCTATTAAAAGAAACACCGGTAAAGTAATTCCCTTGAACGCTAATACATTTGTTACTAcagtcacaaaacatttttcttgtatgCACACTGTGACTTAAGCGTTGACGTACAGCTGTTCTTTTGTCAGATTGTGTATTTTtgcctttgtttcatttttgatatgCGTCATGTCCTGTATTTGAACTAAAGAATGGAAAGAAAATGTGCAGTTTCATTtacctgtcagtcagtcattgactAACtagcttagtcctgaacagggtttgTGGTGGGGTGATGGACCCTGTCCCAGCGAGCACAGGGGGTAAGGCAGTAGCAAACCCTTGAAAGGAAGACCAATCCATCccagagcaaacacacacacagacaccccatccacacactaaggccaatttagtaaCACGAGTCCACCTGACCTAACCTTTGTACtgtggaggaaactggaggactACCTGACTAATAAAAATCCAGAAATATATACTTGATTTTGTCCCCGATTGGAACAGGAAGCAGCGTCATCAGgttcaggcagaatttcccgtgtttgATCTGGCGAGTgttctgataaaaaccaagatccaggcctctaatgacctcttaggcacggccatcagcagtgtctctgtatgtggagagagtgtcgacttcGCCATCatagaagtttacttacctcggcagtgacattcatgtgtctggtgacacTACCTACgtagtcagtagacggattgagagagcatggaggggtcataaggtcactggaaaggggtgtgttctgctcctactctgttcaatgcttgtatggactgggtggtgggcagggtcatggggtccagcggccaTTGGGCATGTGATGGTGAAGAGAGAGTCACTGATATTGACtttactgacgatgctgtgatcttcgcaaagTCATAGGGGGCTCTGATTGGgggtcttgagagactgagtgaggactctgagtttctgggcttgcgagtgtcctgataaaaaccaaagagtcaggcctttaatgacttcttgggcacggccatcagcagtctgtctgtctgtgaagagagtgttgacctcgttgagaagtttacttactttgacagtgacattcatgtctctagtgactcttcctatgaagtcagtagatggattgagagagcaatgaggggtcatgaggtcactggaaaggggtgtgttctgctcctactctgttcaatgcgtgtatggactgggtggtgggcaaggtcgtggggtccagcggccaTTGGGCATGTGATGGTGAAGAGAgagtcactgatcttgactttactgacgatgctgtgatacaatacagtttatttttgtatagcccaaaatcacacaggaagtgccacaatgggctttaacaggccctgccttttgacagccccccagccttgactctctgagaagacaaggaaaaactcccaataaaaaccttgtagggaaaaatggaagaaccctcgggaaaggcagttcaaagagagacccctttccaggtaggttgggcgtgcagtgggtgttgaaagtagggggtcaatacaatacaatatacagaacagaacaattccttaagacagcataataatacaaattttagaagtacggtttaacagtagatgatatgacataattcgTGATCTTCCCAAAGTCATAGGGGGCTCTGATTGGGGgttttgagagactgagtgaggactctgagtgtctgggcttgcgagtgtcctgataaaaaccaaagagtcaggcctttaatgacttcttgggcacggccatcagcagtgtgtctgtctgtgaagagagtgttgacctcgttgagaagtttacttaccttgacagtgacattcacgtctctagtgactcttcctatgaagtcagtagacggattgagacagcaatgaggggtcatgaggtctctggaaaggggtgtgtgacgctcccaatatctcagcaaaaggacaaaggtccaagtctttagtgtcctggtgcttcctgtcttgatatatggttgcgagacatggacgctatccagtagtgacctgagacgaagactggactccttcagtactgtgtctccttGGAGCATCCTTGGgtactttgtgttgctcatggagacccgaatgaggcacaatacctgcattgtgagggaatgttAGTTAAGACACTAcgctacggccatgtggcgcgtttccccaagagtgatccggctcgtaagatcatccttgttggggacccaagtggctagaccagaccaaggggtcgcgcacgtaacacctggctggggcagatagtgggtcatttccagagggtaggactggaccgcgtgtctgacTGGGGGGTTGAGAACCAGGATCCTGAgatgtttcgtcgtgtggtgggtgcggcaacatgctgtaccagtgcatgctcccccaacttgacttgacttgacttggtctcctggaataaaagaaaaagcttTACTGCACTCTGCCATTCCCTGacttggcatggaattaccttcttttggtccttttagctgcctcccatgtgtacgTGTATGACCAATAATCTGGGGGGAAAAAATCTGCATAAATCTTGTTTTTCCCATTCTCTTTAatctctgtttatttatttatccatctatctatctatttatccccCCAGGTCAGAATGATGATTGGTGGTCCCAGCATGTCTCCATTTGCTGCATTTGAGACACTTTTATTCTCCTCATTATTTGGATGGCAGAAGCAGTCAAGCGAGAAAGGAACCTCAGTTTTGACTGCTGGGAAAATGTCTCCCACAAGTTCTAGCGCAGCTTCAGCTAATGATGTCAAAGAATCCGAGGAGAGATGTTCTGATCCAGCATTGCCAGACACGAACGCCAACATTCTTGAAACTGAAAGAAAGAAGTCCTCCATCTCCGAAGAGGAGGATAAAAACGACAATATAGTAAGCaagaaaaaagactgaaatttGCAGAGTTTCGTTTTAAGTTTTCAGTCAGAGATTATATTGAATGTTTCTAAATATTCTAAAAATATTCTATTTTCTTATGGTGAGTGGTTTCGTTTAGATTATATCAGAGGACTTTCTTGGAATTGCAGCCTATTTAAAACAGTTCCTTTTTGAAGTTGTATGAAGATTTTTATTAACACCGgtgtaattatttataaataattttcaaacactatttttaaagtttgcactgattaaaagataataaaatagaTAACAAAATATGTGTAGGTTTAGTCGTATTTGTATGATAATCTATGGAAAAACCTCTTACAATCGTAATGTCATAAACATGAGAAATGACCACCAGTGGAAAAGCGGGGCTTCCCTTTGGTTAGAGTGAGGTTAGAAATGGTGGAGGGGGCATCGTGCATCACTGTGGCCAGAGGGGAGGCAGCCCCCCGCCATGTGCTTGTGACCCAGCATCAGCCACGCCATCCACAATCTTACGGTAAGCATACATGAAAGTTCTACACGCGGtcgctacagctctgtgatgtcacgctgaccttacaaagcatcatggggctctggaaaaaaaagaatgtttcacGAAGTTGGCAGCATATTTTCCAGAAAAATATTCAGCGAACAAGGTTACGCCAGTGAACATGGCATATTTGCAGTAAAAACAACACTATCCACACTAGTAGCTACGTTATATGACCAAAGCTTTGTGGACACCTCACCATCACACCTAAATTAGGAGATTGTAGGACATCCTGTTCTTCCACAACCCACAGGTATTACTATGGAGTCGGTCCCCATTTGTGGCTCTAACATCCCCTACTCTTTTTGGAATGTGtgtgtgggaatttgtgcccatttggCCAAAAGCGAGCATTTGGTGAGGTCGGTTGGGATGAGAAGAGATGAATCAATTCATCCAAAATGTGTTCAACAATCGATGAGGTGCAGACCACTTTAGTTCCTCCGTTCTTTA includes the following:
- the tmem38b gene encoding trimeric intracellular cation channel type B isoform X2 produces the protein MIYCFGGAMLSSLLLAEPLIAPLSNNTNIFLASFIWYIVFYCPGDLAYKCFTFLPLRLVLASMKEVTRTWKVVGGVTQGQKYYKDGWLAIIAVGWSRGAGGGLMANFEQLVRGIWKPETNELLKMTYATKVTLIGSVLFTFQQRGSLPLAKHHFMLIYSVCLVVLKVRMMIGGPSMSPFAAFETLLFSSLFGWQKQSSEKGTSVLTAGKMSPTSSSAASANDVKESEERCSDPALPDTNANILETERKKSSISEEEDKNDNIVSKKKD